Proteins encoded together in one Aminipila butyrica window:
- a CDS encoding YgiQ family radical SAM protein codes for MGFLPVTREECEERGWQQPDFVFITGDGYIDHPSFGTAIISRVLENRGYKVAILAQPDWSRKEDFMRFGRPRLGFLINGGNVDSMVNHYSVFKHKRRTDAYSPGGVSGKRPNRAVIVYSNRAREAYKDVPIIIGGIEASLRRLGHYDYWEDSVRRSVLLDAKADILIYGMGEKAIVEVAEALDSGIEARDVSWIRGTCVKARELYMDEDTRLLPDFQAVSSSKQSYAESFAIQYENNDYVTAKRLAEPYGENLYLVQNPPQPPLDTQELDDVYSLPYEGTYHPMYEEAGGIPAIREVEFSIISSRGCFGGCAFCALTFHQGRQVRSRSRESILREGQKLTSLPGFKGYIHDVGGPTANFRGPACQKQVTKGVCAHKDCLYPQPCSQLEVDHREYLEILRGLRGLDGVKKVFIRSGIRFDYLLADSNEDFLRELCQHHVSGMLKVAPEHISDQVLSYMHKPPKEVFEAFSRKYKKINQQLGLKQYLIPYLISSHPGSRLEDAVELAVFLQDNGFVPDQVQDFYPTPGTLATCMYYTELDPLTMKKVYVAKSLQEKRMQRALIHFNKPENRELVREALVKAGRQDLMAKLLGGSGKARADFRKNQSGGGGQRQLGRSRNEKNSQSARDSKTLKNGEKSRNKRS; via the coding sequence ATGGGATTTTTACCCGTTACAAGAGAAGAATGCGAAGAGAGAGGCTGGCAGCAGCCGGACTTTGTTTTCATCACGGGGGATGGCTATATAGACCATCCCTCCTTTGGCACGGCCATTATCAGCCGGGTGCTGGAAAACCGTGGCTATAAGGTAGCCATTCTGGCGCAGCCGGACTGGAGCAGAAAAGAGGATTTCATGCGCTTTGGCCGGCCAAGGCTGGGATTTCTCATTAATGGCGGCAATGTAGACTCCATGGTCAATCACTATTCTGTTTTTAAACACAAGCGGCGGACTGACGCTTATTCTCCAGGAGGAGTTTCAGGCAAGCGGCCAAATCGAGCGGTCATCGTCTACAGCAATCGAGCCCGAGAGGCGTATAAAGATGTGCCTATTATTATTGGCGGCATTGAGGCCAGTCTCCGTAGACTGGGGCATTACGACTACTGGGAAGACAGTGTCCGCCGGTCGGTGCTGTTGGATGCTAAGGCGGATATTTTGATATATGGCATGGGCGAGAAGGCTATAGTCGAGGTGGCAGAGGCGTTGGATTCCGGTATTGAAGCTCGGGATGTCAGTTGGATTAGAGGCACTTGTGTTAAGGCCCGAGAGCTTTATATGGATGAAGATACTCGGCTGCTGCCGGACTTTCAGGCGGTTTCTTCGTCTAAACAATCTTATGCAGAGAGTTTTGCCATTCAGTATGAGAATAATGATTATGTGACCGCTAAACGGTTGGCGGAGCCTTATGGCGAAAATCTGTATCTGGTTCAAAATCCGCCACAGCCCCCTTTGGATACCCAGGAGTTGGACGATGTGTATAGTTTGCCTTATGAGGGCACCTATCATCCCATGTACGAAGAAGCAGGAGGGATACCGGCTATACGAGAGGTGGAGTTCAGCATTATCAGCAGCCGAGGGTGCTTTGGCGGTTGTGCTTTTTGTGCCTTGACTTTTCACCAAGGGAGACAGGTTCGCAGCCGCAGTCGGGAATCCATTCTCCGGGAAGGACAAAAATTGACGTCATTACCGGGCTTTAAAGGGTATATACATGATGTAGGAGGGCCCACGGCTAATTTTAGAGGGCCTGCCTGTCAGAAACAAGTGACCAAAGGAGTCTGTGCCCACAAGGATTGTTTGTATCCACAGCCATGCAGCCAGCTGGAGGTGGATCACCGGGAGTATTTGGAGATTCTTCGGGGGCTTCGAGGCTTGGACGGCGTGAAAAAGGTCTTTATCCGTTCAGGCATCCGGTTTGACTACCTATTGGCAGACTCCAATGAGGATTTCTTGCGGGAACTTTGTCAGCATCACGTCAGCGGCATGCTGAAAGTAGCTCCGGAGCATATTTCGGATCAAGTTCTTTCCTATATGCACAAGCCGCCGAAGGAAGTTTTTGAGGCTTTTAGCCGAAAATATAAAAAAATTAATCAGCAGTTAGGGCTCAAGCAATACCTGATTCCTTACTTGATTTCTTCTCATCCGGGGAGTCGGCTGGAGGATGCCGTAGAACTGGCGGTTTTTCTCCAGGATAACGGTTTTGTGCCCGATCAGGTGCAGGATTTCTATCCGACACCGGGGACTCTGGCCACCTGTATGTACTACACGGAGTTAGACCCCCTGACCATGAAAAAGGTCTATGTGGCCAAAAGTCTGCAAGAGAAGCGAATGCAGCGGGCGTTGATTCATTTTAATAAGCCAGAGAACCGGGAGCTGGTCCGAGAAGCTTTGGTAAAAGCCGGACGGCAGGATCTGATGGCAAAGCTGCTGGGTGGTTCAGGTAAAGCTCGAGCTGACTTCCGGAAGAATCAGTCCGGGGGAGGAGGCCAAAGGCAGCTGGGCCGTTCTAGAAATGAAAAGAATTCCCAATCAGCCCGAGACAGCAAAACGCTGAAAAACGGGGAAAAGTCACGAAATAAGAGGAGCTGA
- a CDS encoding NUDIX hydrolase — MSKKKLNLPEIKELFKNRKPHAIGYYKYFSVLVPLVEKDGEVYLLYEIRAKSLKTQPGEICFPGGGLEPGETRRQCAIRETYEELGIKKKDIRIISEMDSLYTYSNFTMYCFLGEIPYSALMEAKINTDEVQEFFLVPLDYIKNQQPFIYKVDIVPEIGEDFPYNLLKLDNGYNWRKGKSEVPVYVYEDKVIWGLTARITHNLANILKHGSRG, encoded by the coding sequence TTGAGCAAGAAAAAATTGAACTTACCTGAGATAAAAGAGTTATTTAAAAATAGAAAGCCCCACGCGATTGGCTATTACAAGTATTTTTCCGTATTGGTTCCTTTGGTGGAAAAGGACGGAGAAGTCTATCTGCTGTACGAGATTCGTGCCAAGTCATTGAAGACTCAGCCAGGAGAAATCTGTTTTCCTGGAGGAGGCTTGGAGCCGGGGGAGACCAGAAGACAGTGTGCTATCCGAGAGACGTATGAGGAGTTGGGCATTAAGAAAAAAGATATTCGAATTATTTCCGAGATGGATTCCCTCTACACATACAGTAACTTTACCATGTATTGCTTCCTGGGAGAGATTCCTTACTCCGCGTTGATGGAGGCAAAGATTAATACGGACGAGGTTCAGGAGTTCTTTTTGGTGCCCTTGGATTATATCAAAAATCAGCAGCCATTTATCTATAAAGTGGATATTGTCCCAGAGATTGGGGAGGACTTTCCCTACAATCTGCTAAAACTTGACAATGGATATAATTGGAGAAAGGGTAAATCAGAGGTACCAGTTTATGTGTATGAGGACAAAGTTATATGGGGCCTAACCGCTCGAATTACACATAATTTAGCAAATATCTTAAAACACGGAAGCAGGGGGTAA
- the rlmN gene encoding 23S rRNA (adenine(2503)-C(2))-methyltransferase RlmN, which produces MADQVQLKNLSLEEMEHFFEELGEKKFRAKQVYKWLYRGAGSFAEMTDLSKELRQKLEERSEVGSLRLLQVQVSQEDGTRKYLFGLDDGNSVESVFMKYKHGNSICISSQAGCRMGCTFCASAVGGLKRNLTAGEMAEQIVSVERETGQRISNIVVMGTGEPFDNYDNLFKFIHLVHSKEGLNIGLRSITVSTCGIVPKLAQFAKDFPQVNVAVSLHAPNDLIREQTMPINRKYPIQQLLQACKEYTQETGRRITFEYALAAGVNDQPVHAQELAKKLKGILCHVNLIPLNSVTESQMKGASRAQAQEFQRQLERLGITATIRRELGRDIDAACGQLRLKNYENLEN; this is translated from the coding sequence ATGGCAGATCAGGTTCAGTTAAAAAACCTCAGTTTGGAAGAAATGGAGCATTTCTTTGAAGAGCTGGGAGAAAAGAAGTTCCGGGCCAAGCAGGTGTACAAATGGTTGTATAGAGGGGCAGGCAGCTTTGCAGAAATGACAGACTTGTCCAAGGAGCTGCGGCAAAAGCTGGAGGAACGAAGTGAGGTCGGCAGTTTACGGCTGTTACAGGTCCAGGTCTCCCAGGAAGACGGCACAAGAAAATACCTCTTTGGTTTGGACGACGGTAACAGTGTGGAAAGTGTCTTTATGAAATATAAGCACGGCAATTCCATCTGCATTTCCTCTCAAGCCGGCTGCCGCATGGGCTGTACTTTTTGCGCTTCTGCGGTAGGGGGCTTAAAGAGAAACCTGACTGCCGGAGAGATGGCGGAACAAATCGTATCGGTGGAACGAGAAACTGGTCAGCGAATCAGCAATATCGTGGTCATGGGCACTGGAGAACCTTTTGATAATTATGATAACTTATTTAAGTTTATACATTTGGTTCACAGCAAGGAAGGACTGAATATTGGGCTGCGGAGTATCACCGTCTCCACCTGTGGCATTGTGCCGAAGCTTGCTCAGTTTGCCAAGGATTTTCCGCAGGTGAATGTGGCTGTATCTCTTCATGCGCCTAATGATTTGATTCGAGAGCAGACCATGCCCATCAACCGAAAATATCCTATTCAGCAATTGCTTCAGGCTTGTAAGGAATACACCCAGGAAACCGGAAGGCGGATTACCTTTGAATATGCATTGGCTGCAGGGGTTAATGATCAGCCTGTTCACGCCCAGGAGTTGGCTAAAAAGCTGAAAGGGATTCTCTGTCATGTAAACCTGATTCCTTTAAACAGTGTGACGGAAAGTCAAATGAAGGGAGCTTCTAGGGCTCAAGCCCAGGAATTTCAACGTCAGCTGGAAAGGCTGGGGATTACGGCTACCATCCGCAGAGAGCTGGGACGGGACATCGATGCAGCCTGTGGGCAGCTTCGCTTGAAGAATTACGAAAATTTAGAAAATTGA
- a CDS encoding ABC transporter permease, which produces MERVKRILVSDGFNNAMSSIFAILIGLLFGFIILLISNPSQAAEGLVIILKGGFSAGGKGMGQVLYFSTPIILTGLSVGFAFKTGLFNIGASGQFIMGAFAAIFVGVHWTFLPAPLHWMAALLASAVAGGLWALIPGLMKAYLNVHEVISTIMMNYIGMYTANYLVKLTVYDSLKAQSLNTAQTAVLPKLGLDAIFYNTMGGGKDLSTVNCGIYIAIIMAIITYLLLNKTTFGYELKACGFNPDASRYAGINEKRNIVLSMVLAGALAGLGGGLLYLSGAGGRHIKVADILAGEGYNGISVALLALSNPIGIIFSGIFIAYITEGGNYLQSLNYAPEVIQIIIACIIYFSAFSLILRRIIPGIIKRRSENKRGGEQK; this is translated from the coding sequence ATGGAGCGAGTGAAACGGATATTAGTCAGCGATGGATTTAATAACGCTATGTCGTCTATCTTTGCCATATTGATTGGCTTGTTATTTGGATTTATTATTTTATTAATTAGTAATCCCTCTCAGGCGGCAGAGGGACTGGTGATCATTTTAAAGGGCGGCTTCAGTGCAGGAGGCAAGGGTATGGGACAAGTCCTCTACTTCTCCACGCCGATTATTCTCACCGGTTTGTCGGTGGGCTTTGCCTTTAAGACGGGGCTGTTCAACATCGGTGCTTCAGGCCAGTTTATTATGGGGGCTTTTGCAGCTATTTTCGTCGGGGTTCATTGGACTTTCCTTCCGGCGCCACTTCACTGGATGGCCGCGCTGCTGGCATCAGCTGTCGCAGGGGGGCTGTGGGCCTTGATTCCAGGGCTGATGAAAGCCTATCTGAATGTCCACGAGGTTATCTCTACCATTATGATGAACTATATTGGTATGTATACAGCGAATTATTTGGTCAAGCTGACCGTTTATGACAGCTTGAAGGCCCAGTCCTTGAACACGGCGCAGACTGCTGTTCTGCCGAAGCTGGGGCTGGATGCTATTTTTTATAACACCATGGGCGGAGGAAAGGATTTGTCCACGGTGAACTGCGGCATTTATATCGCAATCATCATGGCGATCATCACGTACCTGCTGTTAAATAAGACGACTTTTGGCTATGAATTGAAAGCTTGCGGCTTCAATCCCGATGCCAGCCGGTATGCGGGCATCAATGAAAAGCGAAATATTGTGTTGTCCATGGTTCTGGCAGGGGCATTAGCTGGTTTGGGCGGCGGACTGTTGTATTTGTCTGGAGCAGGTGGACGGCACATCAAAGTGGCGGACATTTTGGCCGGAGAAGGCTACAATGGTATTTCAGTAGCGCTACTGGCTTTGTCCAATCCCATCGGTATTATTTTCTCCGGAATTTTTATCGCCTACATAACCGAAGGCGGCAATTATTTACAGAGTTTGAACTATGCCCCAGAGGTTATTCAGATTATTATTGCCTGCATCATCTATTTCAGCGCATTTTCTCTGATACTGCGGCGAATCATACCGGGTATCATCAAGCGTCGGTCGGAAAATAAGAGAGGAGGAGAGCAAAAATGA
- a CDS encoding DMT family transporter, giving the protein MKKVGIYIFLTAFLFGTMEVSLKLAGNGLDSLQLTFLRFFIGGIFLLPPALREMKKNDIRLEVKDVGYLLALGTLCIPISMVFFQLGVMNSNASTASVIMCINPLFTMIFAHFMSDEHFNRKKLAVLSWGLLGLLFMVRPWDIQKGNTIEGIAFILIAAVTFGLYTVVGKKSIQKLGILVQTSISFLLGALVLLAVMVMLDRPVIQGVRSNLILVLYIAVFVTGLGYYFYFNAIKLSDAATGSIAFFIKPAISPVIAVLVLGDHLLWNTYVGIGLILAASYLNIHYKKIEDKNIEQEKIELT; this is encoded by the coding sequence ATGAAGAAAGTTGGAATATATATTTTTTTAACAGCATTTTTATTCGGGACCATGGAGGTAAGCTTAAAACTGGCCGGCAACGGTTTAGATTCGCTGCAACTGACTTTCCTACGCTTTTTTATCGGTGGAATTTTCTTACTTCCGCCAGCGCTTCGAGAAATGAAGAAAAATGACATTCGCTTAGAGGTGAAAGATGTAGGTTATTTGTTGGCTTTGGGTACACTATGTATACCGATCAGTATGGTATTTTTCCAGCTGGGCGTGATGAATTCCAATGCTTCCACTGCCTCGGTCATCATGTGCATCAATCCCTTGTTTACCATGATATTTGCTCATTTTATGTCTGATGAGCATTTCAATCGAAAAAAGCTGGCCGTGCTGTCTTGGGGCTTGCTGGGGCTGCTCTTCATGGTGCGGCCATGGGACATCCAGAAAGGCAACACGATAGAGGGAATTGCTTTTATACTGATTGCAGCCGTTACCTTCGGTCTTTACACCGTAGTCGGGAAAAAGAGCATACAGAAGCTGGGTATCTTGGTTCAGACCAGTATCAGCTTTCTCTTGGGTGCGCTGGTGCTGTTGGCTGTCATGGTGATGTTGGACAGACCAGTCATCCAGGGAGTGCGGTCAAACTTGATTCTAGTGCTTTATATCGCCGTCTTCGTAACAGGCCTAGGCTATTATTTCTACTTTAATGCCATCAAATTGTCCGATGCAGCTACAGGTTCTATTGCTTTTTTCATCAAGCCGGCGATTTCACCAGTTATTGCAGTTTTGGTGCTGGGAGATCATTTGTTATGGAATACCTATGTGGGTATAGGCCTAATCTTAGCTGCTTCTTACTTAAATATACATTATAAAAAAATAGAGGATAAAAACATTGAGCAAGAAAAAATTGAACTTACCTGA
- a CDS encoding CAP domain-containing protein produces the protein MKTKFVKTTLSLSLLLLAAAPTAAFAGTNCNANVSVPLNQSVVKNFSSYLNGTGTQDAFKNLSGSGSNCYVQYVDGKLKLVSNNNGSQTQQKVQNSTNCKNGTDTKTNNGTKTDTDTKTNTGTKTDTDTKTNNGTKTDTDTKTNTGTKTDTDTKTNTGTNTNTNAAIGDYEQQVVNIVNQERAKEGLAPLTVNAKLSQVAEKKAEDMRDNNYFSHTSPTYGSPFDMMKQFGVTYTAAGENIAKGQKTPDSVMTAWMNSSGHRANIMNSTYQQIGVGYVTDSNGTTYWVQEFIK, from the coding sequence ATGAAAACCAAATTTGTCAAAACAACGTTATCACTATCATTACTGCTTCTGGCAGCAGCACCGACTGCAGCTTTTGCAGGAACAAACTGTAACGCAAATGTTTCAGTTCCATTGAACCAATCTGTGGTTAAGAATTTCAGCAGTTATTTAAACGGCACAGGAACACAAGATGCTTTTAAAAATCTTAGTGGCTCCGGCTCCAATTGCTATGTTCAGTACGTAGACGGCAAGCTAAAGCTTGTTTCTAATAACAATGGCAGCCAGACTCAGCAGAAGGTTCAGAATTCAACCAACTGCAAAAATGGTACCGACACAAAGACGAACAATGGTACAAAGACAGATACTGACACAAAGACCAACACTGGTACAAAGACAGACACTGACACGAAGACCAACAATGGTACAAAGACAGATACTGACACAAAGACCAACACTGGTACAAAGACAGACACTGACACAAAGACCAACACTGGTACAAATACTAATACGAACGCGGCTATTGGTGACTATGAGCAGCAAGTCGTGAATATCGTAAACCAGGAACGAGCTAAGGAGGGTCTGGCACCGTTGACAGTCAACGCGAAGTTGTCTCAGGTAGCAGAAAAGAAAGCGGAAGACATGCGGGACAACAACTATTTCTCCCACACATCTCCTACTTATGGATCTCCGTTTGACATGATGAAGCAGTTTGGTGTTACCTATACGGCTGCCGGCGAAAACATTGCCAAAGGCCAGAAGACACCGGACAGCGTTATGACCGCTTGGATGAATTCCTCCGGCCACCGGGCTAACATCATGAACAGTACGTATCAGCAGATTGGTGTGGGTTATGTGACCGACAGCAATGGTACTACTTACTGGGTACAGGAATTCATTAAATAA
- a CDS encoding ABC transporter ATP-binding protein: MEYIIEMLNITKEFPGIIANDDITLQLKKGEIHALLGENGAGKSTLMSVLFGMYQPEKGVIKKNGQEVKVSNPNDANELGIGMVHQHFKLVHNFTVLQNIILGVETTRHGILQMSQAREKIVALSEKYGLMVDPEAKIEDITVGMQQRVEILKMLYRENEILIFDEPTAVLTPQEIEELMKIMKGLAAEGKSILFITHKLNEIKEVANRCTVLRKGKYIGTIDVASTSKEDMSEMMVGRKVDLTIQKESQAPGEVVLEARDLTIRSKHNGKNAVSHVSFQVRKGEIVCIAGIDGNGQSELVYGITGLSPLDSGEVLLRGEPMAKTSIRRRNLAGLSHIPEDRHKDGLILDYNLTENLILKNYFKPGFQKKGFINFKKSREYAEKLIQQFDIRSGQGTKTTVRSMSGGNQQKAIIARELDQDPDILIAVQPTRGLDVGAIEYIHRQLVEKRDEGKAILLVSLELDEVMNVSDRILVIYEGEIVADVDPKEITIRELGLYMAGSKRSEVTA, from the coding sequence ATGGAATATATCATAGAGATGTTGAACATTACAAAAGAATTTCCAGGCATCATTGCCAATGATGATATTACCCTACAGTTGAAAAAAGGGGAGATTCATGCGCTGCTGGGAGAAAACGGAGCAGGAAAGTCCACCTTGATGAGCGTGTTGTTCGGCATGTATCAGCCGGAGAAAGGCGTGATCAAAAAGAATGGGCAGGAAGTGAAAGTTAGTAACCCCAACGACGCCAATGAGCTGGGCATCGGTATGGTGCACCAGCATTTTAAATTAGTCCATAACTTTACCGTGCTGCAAAACATTATTCTGGGCGTGGAAACTACCAGACACGGCATTTTGCAGATGAGTCAGGCCAGAGAGAAAATCGTGGCCTTATCGGAAAAGTATGGCCTGATGGTAGATCCAGAGGCTAAAATTGAGGATATTACCGTAGGTATGCAGCAGCGGGTAGAGATTTTAAAGATGCTGTACCGAGAAAACGAAATTTTGATTTTTGACGAGCCTACTGCTGTGTTGACGCCTCAGGAGATTGAAGAGCTGATGAAAATCATGAAGGGGTTAGCGGCAGAAGGAAAGTCTATCCTCTTTATCACTCATAAACTGAACGAGATTAAAGAAGTAGCCAATCGATGCACCGTATTGCGTAAAGGCAAGTATATCGGCACTATTGATGTAGCCAGCACCTCCAAGGAGGATATGTCGGAGATGATGGTGGGAAGAAAGGTGGATTTGACTATTCAGAAGGAGAGTCAGGCGCCAGGAGAAGTAGTGCTGGAGGCCCGGGATTTAACCATCCGTTCCAAGCATAACGGAAAAAATGCAGTCAGCCATGTATCTTTCCAAGTGCGTAAGGGGGAGATTGTCTGTATCGCAGGCATCGACGGAAATGGTCAGTCGGAACTGGTCTACGGGATTACCGGCTTGTCGCCCTTGGATTCAGGAGAAGTCCTTCTCCGTGGAGAGCCCATGGCGAAGACCAGTATCCGCCGGAGAAATTTAGCAGGATTGAGTCATATACCAGAGGATCGCCACAAGGATGGATTGATTTTAGATTATAACTTGACGGAAAATCTAATTTTGAAAAACTACTTTAAACCAGGATTTCAGAAAAAAGGTTTTATTAATTTCAAGAAATCTAGAGAATACGCAGAAAAGCTCATTCAGCAGTTTGATATTCGCAGCGGACAGGGAACGAAGACTACCGTTCGCAGCATGTCGGGCGGAAATCAGCAGAAGGCCATCATTGCCCGGGAGCTGGACCAGGATCCAGACATTCTCATTGCCGTTCAGCCCACCAGAGGCTTGGATGTAGGGGCGATTGAATATATTCACCGACAGCTGGTGGAAAAGCGAGACGAGGGGAAGGCCATTCTGCTGGTTTCCTTGGAGTTGGACGAGGTTATGAACGTAAGTGACCGTATTCTGGTCATTTATGAAGGCGAGATTGTGGCAGATGTGGACCCGAAGGAAATAACCATCCGGGAATTAGGCCTGTATATGGCAGGCTCCAAGAGAAGTGAGGTGACAGCGTAG
- a CDS encoding BMP family lipoprotein — protein sequence MKKFLAIMLALVLVLGLAACGASEEAPVDKEASTYEIAMITDVGEIDDKSFNQGTWEGIKAYAEENNITHKYYKPTEQSVDAYLAAIQLAVKGGAKVVVTPGYLFEVPIYQAQEMYPDVSFILIDGYPNDGTTDENGNTTAAPADNSVGIKFAEEQSGYLAGYAAVIDGYTKLGFMGGMAVPAVVRYGYGFAQGAEAAAKELGMAPGSIQMKYNYTGGFDATPEVQTLASSWYSDGTEVIFGCGGKVGNSVMAAAEAANGKVIGVDVDQSNESKTVITSAMKGLAASVKSTLSEYYDGKFPGGKSLTLGAEQEGVQLPMETSQFTTFNQEDYDTIYKQLQSGELKLQKDDVASADKLGLSCVKVQVIK from the coding sequence ATGAAGAAGTTTTTGGCGATCATGCTGGCCCTTGTTCTCGTACTGGGTCTGGCAGCCTGTGGCGCCAGCGAAGAAGCACCTGTAGACAAGGAAGCTTCCACCTATGAGATCGCAATGATCACAGATGTAGGCGAAATTGATGACAAATCCTTTAACCAGGGAACCTGGGAAGGTATCAAAGCCTATGCAGAGGAAAACAACATTACTCACAAGTACTACAAGCCGACAGAACAGAGCGTAGATGCTTATCTGGCAGCCATTCAGCTGGCTGTAAAAGGCGGTGCAAAAGTTGTAGTAACGCCGGGATATTTATTTGAAGTGCCGATTTATCAGGCTCAGGAAATGTATCCAGACGTAAGCTTCATCCTGATTGACGGATATCCGAATGACGGAACTACCGATGAAAATGGTAACACTACCGCCGCTCCGGCTGATAACTCCGTAGGCATTAAGTTTGCTGAGGAACAGTCCGGCTATCTGGCTGGCTATGCAGCTGTCATCGATGGCTACACCAAGTTAGGCTTTATGGGCGGTATGGCCGTTCCAGCAGTAGTTCGGTACGGATATGGCTTTGCACAGGGGGCAGAAGCTGCGGCTAAAGAGCTGGGCATGGCCCCAGGCAGCATTCAGATGAAGTATAATTATACTGGCGGATTTGATGCTACACCAGAAGTGCAGACTTTAGCTTCCTCTTGGTATTCCGATGGCACTGAAGTGATCTTCGGTTGCGGCGGTAAAGTAGGAAACTCCGTTATGGCAGCAGCTGAAGCTGCTAATGGTAAGGTGATTGGCGTGGACGTTGATCAGAGCAACGAATCCAAGACTGTCATCACTTCTGCGATGAAGGGCTTGGCCGCTTCTGTAAAGTCTACTCTGTCAGAGTATTATGACGGCAAGTTCCCAGGCGGAAAGAGCCTGACTCTGGGAGCTGAACAGGAGGGCGTACAGCTTCCAATGGAGACTTCCCAATTTACTACATTTAATCAGGAAGACTACGATACCATCTATAAACAGCTGCAAAGCGGTGAGCTTAAGCTGCAGAAGGATGATGTAGCCAGTGCAGACAAGCTGGGCTTGAGCTGCGTAAAGGTACAGGTCATCAAATAG
- a CDS encoding ABC transporter permease, with product MSVLYLVVQQTMFFSIPLLIVALGGMFTERGGVTNIALDGTMIMGAFASIYFINQMQDSMSGQLLLLLAVLIAVAVGAIFSLLLAYSAVNMKAGQIIGGTALNMFAPAFAIYVARMIQDNGVQQITFMNTFRIDSMPILGDIPVIGGLFFKNAYITTYIGFAILILSVIVLYRTKFGLRLRACGEHPQAADSVGVNVYRMRYAGVMISGGLAGLGGLVFVIPTSTNFNATVAGYGFLALAVMIFGQWKPLRILFAAFFFGLMKTIASAYSVIPVLAVANIPSDVYKMIPFIATLIVLAFSSKSSQSPRAVAVPYDKGSR from the coding sequence ATGAGCGTTTTATACTTAGTGGTTCAGCAGACGATGTTCTTTTCCATCCCTCTTTTGATTGTAGCCCTTGGAGGTATGTTTACCGAGCGAGGCGGTGTCACCAACATTGCCCTGGACGGAACGATGATTATGGGGGCCTTTGCTTCCATCTACTTTATCAACCAAATGCAGGATTCTATGAGTGGACAGTTATTGTTGCTCTTGGCTGTTCTCATTGCAGTGGCAGTGGGGGCGATATTCTCGCTGCTGTTGGCTTATTCGGCCGTAAACATGAAAGCCGGTCAGATAATCGGTGGTACAGCCTTGAACATGTTTGCTCCGGCTTTTGCCATCTACGTGGCTCGAATGATTCAGGACAACGGTGTACAGCAGATTACTTTTATGAACACCTTCCGTATTGATTCCATGCCGATTCTGGGAGATATTCCGGTTATAGGCGGGTTGTTTTTCAAAAACGCCTATATCACCACCTATATCGGTTTTGCCATCTTAATCTTATCGGTAATCGTCCTTTATCGGACTAAATTTGGTCTCCGTCTTCGGGCCTGCGGCGAGCATCCCCAGGCGGCGGATTCTGTGGGTGTCAACGTGTACCGGATGCGGTATGCCGGCGTCATGATTTCCGGCGGTTTAGCAGGTCTTGGCGGTTTAGTATTCGTTATCCCTACTTCCACCAACTTTAATGCGACGGTGGCGGGTTACGGGTTCCTGGCTCTGGCTGTTATGATTTTTGGCCAATGGAAGCCTTTGCGAATCCTTTTTGCGGCTTTCTTCTTTGGCCTGATGAAGACCATCGCTTCCGCTTATTCGGTTATTCCAGTGTTGGCGGTAGCCAACATTCCAAGCGACGTATACAAGATGATTCCGTTTATTGCTACATTAATCGTACTGGCTTTCAGTTCCAAGTCCTCTCAATCACCGAGGGCAGTGGCTGTGCCTTACGATAAAGGCAGCAGATAA